In Nocardioides sp. JQ2195, a genomic segment contains:
- a CDS encoding C4-type zinc ribbon domain-containing protein yields MPEIREIAAIESTQRALNDRVRDARILVDDLTREQKKADRDVEQVRTRRERDRGRIEQGLISNPKDLQRMNHELESLDRRITDLEDAELEVMEKLEEAQAELVRSEAEEAGVVEKLAALAATRDEKAGETGVALKAAIAAREAAVVGLPEDLLGLYERIREKQGVGAAALRARQCGGCNMRLNAADLGVIAKAPVDDVVRCEECSRILVRTSESGL; encoded by the coding sequence TTGCCGGAGATCCGTGAGATCGCTGCGATCGAGTCGACGCAGCGTGCCCTCAACGACCGGGTGCGCGACGCCCGGATCCTGGTCGACGACCTGACCCGTGAGCAGAAGAAGGCCGATCGCGACGTGGAGCAGGTCAGGACCCGTCGCGAGCGAGACCGTGGCCGGATCGAGCAGGGGCTGATCTCCAACCCCAAGGACCTGCAGCGGATGAACCACGAGCTGGAGTCGCTCGACCGACGCATCACCGACCTCGAGGACGCCGAGCTCGAAGTGATGGAGAAGCTCGAGGAGGCCCAGGCCGAGCTGGTCCGCTCCGAGGCCGAGGAGGCCGGTGTCGTGGAGAAGCTGGCCGCGCTGGCCGCGACGCGTGACGAGAAGGCGGGCGAGACGGGGGTCGCGTTGAAGGCGGCGATCGCCGCGCGTGAGGCCGCCGTCGTCGGGCTGCCCGAGGACCTGCTCGGTCTCTATGAACGCATCCGTGAGAAGCAGGGTGTCGGCGCCGCAGCGCTCCGCGCTCGTCAGTGCGGTGGTTGCAACATGCGTCTCAACGCTGCCGACCTCGGCGTGATCGCCAAGGCGCCGGTCGACGACGTGGTGCGCTGTGAGGAGTGCTCGCGGATCCTGGTCCGCACCAGCGAGTCCGGCCTGTGA
- a CDS encoding RNB domain-containing ribonuclease, whose protein sequence is MPSRVVRVRSDEGVAAESLRTGIAKIQQELNVTADFPPEVEEAAAAAAANPRLPELDRTDIPFVTIDPESAMDLDQALHIERNGDGYRVFYAIADLAAFITPGDPIDIEANRRGETLYGADSKIPLHPKAISEDAGSLLPDQVRPSLLWTIEVDRTGEGTEVDVKRALVKSRAKLNYADVQESIDNGSADEVFTLLREVGELRMEREAARGGVSLPLPEQEIDIKGETWHLAFRAQHPVEQWNAQISLLTGMAAASLMVYARVGLLRTLPPADPRAVKRLHRTAKALGIEWPAEQDYPQFIRSLDPTRPNHAAMVVACTSLLRGSGYVGFNGELPEQPMHSAIAAEYAHVTAPLRRLVDRYAGEICVALCADEEVPDWVIAKLTDVPETMRDTGRRANQYENAVLNLVEAAVLQPRVGEDFEAVVVDIDDKDDHKGDITVQDPAIESSVTSTSGPLPLGEQVTVTLESVDLDTRAIRFTAT, encoded by the coding sequence ATGCCGAGCAGAGTTGTCAGGGTCCGGTCCGATGAGGGCGTCGCTGCGGAGAGCCTGCGCACGGGGATCGCCAAGATCCAGCAGGAGCTGAACGTGACGGCGGACTTCCCGCCGGAGGTCGAGGAGGCGGCCGCCGCGGCCGCGGCCAACCCCCGGCTCCCCGAGCTGGATCGCACCGACATCCCCTTCGTGACGATCGACCCCGAGTCTGCGATGGACCTTGACCAGGCGCTCCACATCGAGCGCAACGGTGACGGCTACCGGGTCTTCTACGCGATCGCCGACCTCGCCGCCTTCATCACTCCCGGCGACCCGATCGACATCGAGGCCAACCGCCGCGGCGAGACGCTCTACGGTGCGGACTCCAAGATTCCGCTGCACCCCAAGGCGATCTCCGAGGACGCCGGTTCCTTGCTGCCCGACCAGGTGCGTCCGTCGCTGCTGTGGACCATCGAGGTCGACCGGACCGGGGAGGGGACCGAGGTCGACGTGAAGCGTGCGCTGGTCAAGTCGCGCGCCAAGCTCAACTACGCCGATGTCCAGGAGTCGATCGACAACGGCAGTGCCGACGAGGTCTTCACCCTGCTGCGGGAGGTGGGCGAGCTGCGGATGGAGCGCGAGGCCGCGCGTGGCGGTGTCTCGCTGCCGCTGCCCGAGCAGGAGATCGACATCAAGGGGGAGACCTGGCACCTCGCGTTCCGGGCCCAGCACCCGGTGGAGCAGTGGAACGCCCAGATCTCCCTGCTCACCGGCATGGCTGCCGCCTCCTTGATGGTCTACGCCCGCGTCGGGCTGCTGCGCACCCTGCCGCCGGCCGACCCGCGTGCCGTCAAGCGCCTGCACCGCACTGCCAAGGCGCTGGGCATCGAGTGGCCGGCCGAGCAGGACTACCCCCAGTTCATCCGCTCTCTCGACCCGACCCGGCCCAACCACGCCGCCATGGTGGTGGCGTGCACGTCGCTGCTGCGCGGCAGCGGCTACGTCGGGTTCAACGGCGAGCTTCCCGAGCAGCCGATGCACTCCGCGATCGCAGCCGAGTACGCCCACGTCACGGCGCCGCTGCGTCGCCTGGTCGACCGCTACGCCGGCGAGATCTGTGTCGCGTTGTGCGCCGACGAGGAGGTCCCGGACTGGGTGATCGCCAAGCTCACGGACGTGCCCGAGACGATGCGCGACACCGGCCGCCGGGCCAACCAGTACGAGAACGCCGTGCTCAACCTCGTCGAGGCCGCCGTGCTCCAGCCGCGGGTGGGAGAAGACTTCGAAGCGGTCGTGGTGGACATCGACGACAAGGACGACCACAAGGGCGACATCACCGTCCAGGACCCAGCGATCGAGTCGAGCGTCACCTCGACGTCCGGCCCGTTGCCGCTGGGTGAGCAGGTCACCGTCACGCTGGAGTCCGTGGACCTGGACACCCGCGCGATCCGGTTCACCGCCACCTGA
- a CDS encoding histidine phosphatase family protein, translating into MTQPPGAPESGRAEPTGTQEPDSVIEEVEDPTRSPGSTRTSGQPTAHGESSAGTSATTADAGHRGWSGPGGPPTTVILVRHGVTPHTKHKRFSGGLASSNPGLSDEGREQVSAAAAWLKPIAADIDAVIASPVRRTLESAEIIAAELGHEIEVEPGFAEMEFGTWDGLTFSEVAEKYQDDLDAWLGSLDVAAGGGESFREVQVRVLAGLDRLLDSHAGQTVVVVSHVTPIKTLVSHVVGAPLEAVYRMELTPASVTVLSFFAGGPAGDEPMGSMRLYNARPGADVLPPSRS; encoded by the coding sequence GTGACCCAGCCGCCCGGCGCCCCGGAGTCGGGCCGTGCCGAGCCCACGGGAACGCAAGAGCCCGACTCGGTCATCGAGGAGGTCGAGGACCCGACACGGTCACCGGGGTCGACCCGGACCTCCGGTCAGCCAACAGCCCACGGTGAGTCGTCCGCAGGCACGAGCGCGACCACTGCCGATGCCGGACACCGCGGCTGGTCGGGCCCGGGCGGCCCACCCACCACGGTGATCCTGGTCCGTCACGGGGTCACGCCCCACACCAAGCACAAGCGCTTCTCCGGCGGACTGGCCAGCTCCAACCCCGGGCTGAGTGATGAGGGCCGCGAGCAGGTCAGCGCCGCCGCAGCCTGGCTGAAGCCGATCGCCGCCGACATCGACGCAGTGATCGCCTCACCCGTCCGCCGCACCCTCGAGTCCGCGGAGATCATCGCCGCCGAGCTGGGTCACGAGATCGAGGTCGAGCCCGGGTTCGCCGAGATGGAGTTCGGCACCTGGGACGGCCTGACCTTCAGCGAGGTCGCCGAGAAGTACCAGGACGACCTCGACGCCTGGTTGGGCTCGCTCGACGTGGCTGCAGGCGGTGGCGAGTCGTTCCGCGAGGTCCAGGTGCGCGTGCTGGCCGGCCTGGACCGGCTGCTGGACTCTCACGCCGGTCAGACCGTGGTGGTGGTCAGCCACGTCACCCCGATCAAGACGCTGGTCTCGCACGTGGTCGGTGCGCCGCTCGAAGCGGTCTACCGGATGGAGCTGACCCCCGCGTCGGTCACCGTGCTGTCGTTCTTCGCAGGCGGCCCCGCCGGTGATGAGCCGATGGGCTCGATGCGCCTCTACAACGCCCGCCCGGGGGCTGACGTCCTCCCACCCTCGCGGTCCTGA
- the yaaA gene encoding peroxide stress protein YaaA, whose translation MLILLPPSEGKAAPRRGNPLDLGRLSSPGLSPARALMLGALVELCHGDQDPTTPVQDAMIVERAAATLGLGSTQLDLVAQNAGLMTAATARADRIYTGVLYDALDFASLSAAAKRRATSRVGIMSSLFGLVGPGDRIPAYRLSGDAVLPRIGSVAGFWREHLETAALEALGSGLLVDLRSGMYAAFWRPARDLAPRVATVRVLHEHNGTRKVVSHFNKATKGRIVREVLENGANPRTPAQFADLLRELGWKVEESAQTAKGVQLDVVVDEL comes from the coding sequence GTGTTGATCCTGCTCCCGCCCAGTGAGGGCAAGGCCGCGCCGAGACGCGGCAACCCCCTGGACCTCGGTCGTCTCTCCTCCCCCGGCCTGTCCCCGGCCCGCGCGCTCATGCTCGGCGCCCTGGTCGAGCTGTGCCACGGCGACCAGGACCCCACCACCCCGGTCCAGGACGCGATGATCGTCGAGCGTGCGGCTGCGACGCTCGGCCTCGGCAGCACCCAGCTCGACCTGGTCGCCCAGAACGCCGGCCTCATGACGGCGGCCACGGCGCGCGCCGATCGCATCTACACCGGTGTCCTCTACGACGCCCTCGACTTCGCCTCGCTCTCCGCGGCCGCCAAGCGCCGCGCCACCTCACGGGTCGGCATCATGTCGTCGCTGTTCGGCCTGGTCGGCCCCGGGGACCGGATCCCGGCCTACCGGCTCTCCGGCGACGCCGTGCTGCCCCGGATCGGGTCCGTTGCCGGGTTCTGGCGCGAGCACCTCGAGACCGCCGCCCTCGAGGCGCTCGGCTCCGGGCTGCTGGTCGACCTGCGCTCCGGCATGTACGCCGCGTTCTGGCGCCCTGCGCGCGACCTGGCCCCGCGCGTCGCCACGGTGCGGGTGCTGCACGAGCACAACGGCACCCGCAAGGTGGTCAGTCACTTCAACAAGGCCACCAAGGGCCGCATCGTCCGCGAGGTGCTCGAGAACGGCGCGAACCCGCGGACCCCGGCGCAGTTCGCCGACCTCCTGCGCGAGCTCGGCTGGAAGGTCGAGGAGTCGGCGCAGACGGCCAAGGGCGTCCAGCTCGACGTGGTCGTCGACGAGCTCTGA
- a CDS encoding ABC transporter permease yields MRAVTGAAVLVRTFLARDLLTIACWTAGVTLLYWSQAISVDGLYSSQAEFDRAAASMEQNAAFVAMAGPARALNTTGGQVAWQATAFGAVLVGLMSMFLVGRHTRVEEETGRDELVRSAAIGRHAPMTAALAVTLLANAVVGLVTSASLLGYGLPAAGSWAIGVGLFLVGACFTGVALVAAQLTQGARAMYGIVGAVLGAAYALRAIGDVAGNGLSWLSPIGWYQAMRPYADERWWPASVLLVAAAVTVGAAYAVFGRRDVGSGVWASRPGPARASGGLAGWGVPGALGLAWRLHRGSLIGWTVGLFLGGLGYGTIGDDIGDLIGDSEATREVLAAGAADLVDGFYGAAGLMLALIAGGYAVSAALRARGEEDAGRIEALLSTGLSRTGWILAHILVTVAGSVVVVIASGAGLGAGYGLVTGKWDQFARLAVAPASAGAGVLVLIGLGVVLVGLVPRWAGLAWLALGFCAVVMMFGQLLEFPDWLVDLSPFSHLALVPAQPFEAGSYAGVLAVGALLLLVGVLGLRRRDLR; encoded by the coding sequence GTGAGAGCGGTCACCGGAGCAGCCGTCCTGGTGCGCACGTTCCTGGCCCGCGACCTGCTGACGATCGCCTGCTGGACCGCCGGGGTCACGCTGCTCTACTGGTCCCAGGCGATCAGCGTCGACGGGCTCTACTCCTCCCAGGCGGAGTTCGACAGGGCGGCGGCCAGCATGGAGCAGAACGCGGCCTTCGTGGCGATGGCCGGCCCGGCGCGGGCCCTGAACACCACCGGGGGCCAGGTCGCGTGGCAGGCGACCGCGTTCGGCGCGGTGCTCGTCGGACTGATGAGCATGTTCCTGGTCGGCCGCCACACCCGGGTCGAGGAGGAGACCGGGCGCGACGAGCTCGTTCGCTCCGCAGCGATCGGCCGCCACGCGCCGATGACCGCAGCGTTGGCCGTGACCCTGCTGGCCAACGCCGTCGTCGGTCTCGTCACCTCGGCCTCCCTGCTGGGCTACGGACTCCCGGCGGCCGGTTCGTGGGCCATCGGCGTCGGTCTGTTCCTGGTCGGTGCCTGCTTCACCGGAGTGGCACTGGTCGCCGCGCAGCTCACGCAGGGGGCCCGTGCGATGTACGGCATCGTCGGCGCCGTCCTCGGTGCGGCCTACGCGCTGCGTGCGATCGGTGACGTCGCCGGGAACGGGCTCTCGTGGCTCTCGCCGATCGGGTGGTACCAAGCCATGCGGCCCTACGCCGACGAACGCTGGTGGCCGGCGTCGGTGCTGCTGGTGGCGGCCGCAGTGACCGTCGGGGCGGCGTACGCCGTCTTCGGGCGCCGTGACGTGGGTTCCGGCGTGTGGGCCTCTCGACCGGGTCCGGCCCGGGCGTCGGGCGGCTTGGCCGGGTGGGGGGTCCCCGGCGCGCTCGGCCTGGCCTGGCGCCTCCACCGGGGCAGCCTCATCGGGTGGACCGTCGGGCTGTTCCTCGGAGGCCTCGGCTACGGCACCATCGGTGACGACATCGGCGACCTGATCGGTGACTCGGAGGCGACGCGTGAGGTGCTGGCCGCCGGCGCCGCCGACCTGGTCGACGGCTTCTACGGTGCGGCGGGGCTGATGCTGGCACTGATCGCGGGTGGGTACGCCGTCTCCGCGGCACTGCGGGCCCGGGGTGAGGAGGACGCCGGCCGGATCGAGGCGCTGCTGTCCACGGGGCTCTCGCGCACCGGTTGGATCCTGGCCCACATCCTCGTCACCGTGGCCGGCTCCGTGGTGGTCGTGATCGCGTCCGGGGCCGGGCTGGGCGCCGGCTATGGCCTCGTCACCGGGAAGTGGGACCAGTTCGCCCGGCTGGCGGTGGCACCGGCCTCCGCGGGTGCCGGGGTGCTCGTCCTGATCGGGTTGGGCGTCGTGCTGGTCGGCCTGGTGCCGCGCTGGGCGGGCCTGGCCTGGTTGGCGCTCGGCTTCTGCGCCGTGGTGATGATGTTCGGACAGCTGCTGGAGTTCCCCGACTGGCTGGTCGACCTGTCTCCCTTCTCCCACCTGGCCCTGGTTCCCGCCCAGCCCTTCGAGGCCGGTTCCTACGCCGGCGTCCTCGCGGTGGGGGCGCTCCTGCTGCTGGTCGGGGTGCTCGGGCTGCGCCGTCGCGACCTGCGCTGA
- a CDS encoding Nif3-like dinuclear metal center hexameric protein, with the protein MTTLGDVVNLLHDWYPPHTADGWDAVGLVHGDPTATVKKVMFAVDPTEEVAKEAVAWGADLLVCHHPLFLKPVHGFPATTAKGRTLATLVKGDCALLTAHTNADQAASGVSEALATVLGLQDLTPILAAPAEPLDKIVVFAPADGAAPVRAAMSDAGAGAIGNYDHCNFTTTGQGRFRPLEGAEPTIGTIGDVTIVDEHRIEAVLPRHRRTAVVEAMLANHPYETPAYDVFELADPGHSATGTGRIGTIDETTLRDFAQVVSEALPETEQGVRVGGDPDRVVRRVAVCGGAGDFLLDRMAGADVDVYLTSDLRHHPAAEFLEKDGPALIDVAHWAAESTWLPVVQSRLAEALGDTVDSRVSEIRTDPWTFRI; encoded by the coding sequence ATGACGACTCTGGGTGACGTGGTCAATCTCCTGCACGACTGGTATCCGCCGCACACGGCCGACGGCTGGGACGCCGTCGGACTCGTCCACGGGGATCCGACGGCGACCGTGAAGAAGGTGATGTTCGCGGTCGACCCCACCGAGGAGGTGGCCAAGGAGGCCGTCGCGTGGGGCGCCGACCTGCTCGTCTGCCACCACCCGTTGTTCCTCAAGCCGGTGCACGGCTTCCCGGCGACCACGGCCAAGGGCCGCACGCTGGCCACCCTGGTCAAGGGTGACTGTGCGCTGCTGACTGCGCACACCAACGCCGACCAGGCCGCGTCCGGGGTCTCCGAGGCCCTCGCGACCGTGCTCGGTCTGCAGGACCTCACCCCGATCCTGGCCGCGCCCGCGGAGCCGCTCGACAAGATCGTGGTCTTCGCTCCGGCCGACGGGGCGGCGCCGGTCCGGGCCGCGATGTCCGATGCCGGCGCGGGCGCCATCGGCAACTACGACCACTGCAACTTCACCACCACCGGCCAGGGTCGGTTCCGCCCGTTGGAGGGCGCCGAGCCCACCATCGGCACGATCGGTGACGTGACGATCGTCGACGAGCACCGCATCGAGGCCGTGCTGCCCCGCCACCGGCGCACGGCGGTGGTCGAGGCGATGTTGGCCAACCACCCCTACGAGACGCCCGCCTACGACGTGTTCGAGCTCGCCGACCCGGGCCACTCCGCCACCGGCACCGGTCGCATCGGCACCATCGACGAGACCACGCTGCGCGACTTCGCCCAAGTCGTCTCCGAGGCCCTGCCCGAGACCGAGCAGGGGGTGCGCGTGGGCGGTGACCCCGACCGCGTCGTACGCCGGGTCGCAGTCTGCGGGGGAGCCGGTGACTTCCTGCTCGACCGGATGGCGGGCGCCGACGTCGACGTCTACCTGACCAGCGACCTGCGCCACCACCCGGCCGCCGAGTTCCTCGAGAAGGACGGTCCGGCACTGATCGACGTCGCCCACTGGGCTGCGGAGTCGACGTGGCTTCCGGTGGTCCAGTCGCGACTGGCCGAGGCGTTGGGGGATACGGTGGACTCCCGTGTGAGCGAGATTCGCACGGATCCCTGGACCTTCCGCATCTGA